A section of the Streptomyces xinghaiensis S187 genome encodes:
- a CDS encoding DUF397 domain-containing protein, with protein MSVLNWQKSSFSQEASSCVYVASVPDGTLRLRESEEPDTVLRTTRGALRELIRGVKAGEFAFASSEP; from the coding sequence GTGTCTGTGCTCAACTGGCAGAAATCCAGCTTCAGCCAGGAGGCGTCCTCCTGCGTCTACGTTGCCTCCGTGCCTGATGGAACGCTCCGGCTGCGGGAGAGCGAGGAGCCGGACACCGTCCTCAGGACCACCCGGGGGGCCTTGCGCGAACTCATACGCGGGGTCAAAGCGGGCGAGTTCGCGTTCGCGTCGTCGGAGCCGTGA
- a CDS encoding helix-turn-helix domain-containing protein — translation MSATNAIPTVRRRRLGAELRRLRERTELSATEAAARLGVPQSRLSGIEAGRYGVSGDRVRVLARNYGCTDQALVDALVGMTGDRKRGWWEEHRETLSQGLLDLSELEHHATAIRVAQVVHIPGLLQTIDQARALFRQVVPALLPHELEFRLSHRMKRQVVLHRDRPVPYTAVIHEAALRMQFGGAATSRAQIQHLIDMGEREDITVRVIPFGGAPFPCSGQGIDYFSGPVRQLDTVQIDTEHGVELVDAQTRLDRYRLVLDRMENAALSPAASKNFLHRLARDL, via the coding sequence ATGTCTGCCACGAACGCCATTCCGACGGTTCGGCGCAGGCGTCTGGGCGCGGAGTTGCGGAGACTGCGTGAGCGCACCGAACTGTCCGCGACGGAGGCAGCCGCGCGCCTGGGCGTGCCGCAGTCGAGGCTCAGCGGAATCGAAGCCGGCCGGTACGGTGTGAGCGGTGATCGCGTGCGGGTCCTTGCCCGCAACTACGGCTGCACGGACCAGGCCTTGGTCGACGCGCTCGTGGGCATGACCGGTGACCGCAAGCGCGGGTGGTGGGAAGAGCACCGCGAGACCCTGTCGCAAGGTTTGCTGGATCTTTCGGAACTCGAGCATCACGCGACGGCCATCCGGGTGGCTCAGGTTGTCCACATTCCTGGGCTTCTCCAGACGATCGACCAAGCTCGGGCCTTGTTCCGGCAGGTGGTACCCGCGCTGCTTCCCCACGAGCTGGAATTCCGGCTGTCTCACCGGATGAAGCGCCAAGTGGTTCTCCACCGGGACCGGCCGGTGCCGTACACCGCTGTCATCCACGAAGCGGCTCTGCGCATGCAGTTCGGCGGGGCCGCAACCAGCAGAGCACAGATCCAGCACCTCATCGACATGGGTGAAAGGGAGGACATCACTGTCAGGGTGATTCCATTCGGCGGGGCTCCCTTTCCCTGTTCGGGGCAGGGCATCGACTACTTCAGTGGGCCGGTGAGGCAACTCGACACAGTGCAGATCGACACCGAACACGGGGTGGAACTCGTGGATGCGCAGACTCGGTTGGATAGGTATCGCCTGGTGCTGGACCGGATGGAGAATGCTGCTCTCAGTCCGGCGGCCTCCAAGAACTTTCTGCACCGCCTTGCCCGCGATCTGTGA
- a CDS encoding alpha/beta fold hydrolase: MSEYVLTAGAWLGAWAWDEVVPELRAAGHGVHPLTLSGLAEKKGVPAGQQTHVQDIVGEIERRELRDVVLVGHSYAGIPAGQAAERIGDRLARVVFVDSNVPADGESFVSAWPDGRAMVEAAIAANGGFWPVPDADEFAGQGLSPERIARFTADGSPHPGATLTEPAVLARPLGELPATYIKCLLDWPEPSPDVAELLKSERWRLVTMDTGHWPMFSQPRELARILLAAAGPGD; encoded by the coding sequence ATGAGCGAATACGTACTGACGGCAGGCGCGTGGCTCGGAGCGTGGGCCTGGGACGAGGTGGTCCCGGAACTGCGGGCGGCCGGGCACGGCGTGCATCCCCTGACGCTCTCCGGGCTCGCCGAGAAGAAGGGCGTGCCCGCCGGACAGCAGACGCACGTGCAGGACATCGTCGGGGAGATCGAGCGCCGGGAGCTGCGCGACGTCGTACTGGTCGGGCACAGCTACGCGGGCATCCCGGCCGGTCAGGCCGCCGAGCGGATCGGGGACCGGCTGGCCCGGGTGGTCTTCGTGGACTCCAACGTCCCGGCCGACGGCGAGTCGTTCGTCTCCGCCTGGCCGGACGGCAGGGCGATGGTCGAGGCGGCGATCGCCGCGAACGGGGGCTTCTGGCCGGTCCCCGACGCGGACGAATTCGCCGGCCAAGGACTCAGCCCCGAGCGGATCGCCCGCTTCACGGCCGACGGGAGTCCGCACCCGGGCGCCACGCTCACCGAACCGGCCGTGCTGGCGCGCCCGCTCGGCGAACTCCCCGCGACGTACATCAAGTGCCTGCTCGACTGGCCCGAGCCGAGCCCCGACGTGGCCGAGTTGCTGAAGAGCGAGCGGTGGCGGCTGGTCACGATGGACACCGGCCACTGGCCCATGTTCTCCCAGCCGCGCGAACTGGCCCGGATACTCCTCGCCGCGGCGGGGCCCGGTGACTGA
- a CDS encoding Kelch repeat-containing protein, with product MNPNTKIRTATVSLALAASVAAGGVAIPAQAHEGHPPAAGAGAVPADPHYGRGWQELPGIKGGPRQEHGVAALGEKVYVLGGIVPQAGGGVTTVDRVEVFDTRTRRWSEAAPLPVPMNHPNVAVVDGRIHVLGGLTGGASWEATGASFVYDPKRDRWSSLPPVPREMARGSAAMGVKGRTVYLAGGMRTLTPGPGGLQDTVDTVSAYDVHSGRWRELAPLPQARDHVGGAIVGSTFYVLGGRDRGQVNVRDTVYALNLHTGRWAERAPMPTARGGLAASAVGGKIYTFGGEGNPAPGSDGVFAETEVYDVARDRWQRLAPMPVPRHGTAAATVGDTVYIPGGGTAEGGAPVATNDAYRPFGHGHRP from the coding sequence ATGAACCCGAACACGAAAATTCGTACAGCGACGGTGTCCTTAGCTCTCGCCGCGTCGGTGGCGGCGGGCGGGGTGGCGATACCCGCGCAAGCCCACGAAGGCCACCCGCCGGCCGCCGGTGCGGGGGCCGTCCCGGCGGATCCGCACTACGGGCGCGGGTGGCAGGAACTGCCGGGGATCAAGGGCGGCCCGCGCCAGGAACACGGGGTGGCCGCACTCGGCGAGAAGGTCTATGTGCTGGGCGGCATCGTCCCCCAGGCAGGCGGCGGCGTCACCACGGTCGACCGGGTCGAGGTCTTCGACACCCGCACACGCCGCTGGTCGGAAGCGGCTCCGCTGCCGGTGCCCATGAACCATCCGAACGTGGCGGTCGTGGACGGCAGGATCCACGTTCTGGGCGGGCTGACGGGCGGCGCTTCGTGGGAGGCCACCGGAGCGAGCTTCGTCTACGACCCGAAGAGGGACCGATGGTCCTCGCTGCCTCCGGTGCCGCGGGAGATGGCGCGCGGCAGCGCCGCGATGGGCGTGAAGGGCCGGACGGTCTACCTCGCCGGCGGTATGCGGACGCTGACCCCGGGACCCGGTGGCCTGCAGGACACGGTGGACACCGTGTCGGCCTACGACGTGCACAGTGGCAGGTGGCGCGAACTGGCCCCGCTTCCGCAGGCCCGCGATCACGTCGGCGGTGCGATCGTCGGTTCCACGTTCTATGTGCTGGGCGGACGTGACCGGGGCCAGGTCAACGTGCGCGACACCGTCTACGCACTGAATCTGCACACCGGACGGTGGGCCGAACGCGCCCCGATGCCGACCGCACGGGGAGGCCTCGCCGCGTCCGCGGTCGGAGGGAAGATCTACACCTTCGGGGGCGAGGGCAACCCGGCCCCGGGCTCGGACGGCGTCTTCGCCGAGACCGAGGTCTACGACGTCGCCCGCGACCGCTGGCAGCGCCTGGCTCCCATGCCGGTGCCGCGTCACGGCACCGCCGCGGCGACCGTCGGCGACACCGTCTACATCCCGGGAGGCGGCACCGCCGAAGGCGGGGCGCCGGTCGCCACCAACGACGCCTACCGGCCCTTCGGGCACGGACACCGGCCCTGA
- a CDS encoding LysR family transcriptional regulator → MTHIERLDLNLLIPLAALLEERNVSRAAGRVHLSQPAMSRTLRRLRETFKDDLLVRSPSGYQLTPCAERLRQQLAVLLPQIADLFPREGFSPGTAAETFRLTGTDYAASVIGEELIRTVMQRSPQSRLHYRSWHEGVFDDLHRGAVDLAFFGSEPPASLRAEPLFAEEFVCVMDREHSPTGRTALDLADYLRAVHVVVDISHGRQGVVDASLRRAGVERTVGLTVPYHYAALQAVAGTALVATLPKRLLDADASGQDTALRIVPAPEVIDTMTYLMLWHPRLDNDPAQRWLRQQARTAAKGSAPQAGPAEGGS, encoded by the coding sequence GTGACGCATATCGAGCGCCTTGACCTCAACCTGCTCATTCCCCTCGCAGCCCTGCTGGAAGAACGGAACGTTTCCCGCGCTGCCGGGCGTGTGCATCTGAGTCAGCCCGCGATGAGCCGTACGCTGCGGCGCCTGCGTGAGACGTTCAAGGACGACCTGCTGGTCCGAAGCCCCTCGGGATACCAGCTGACACCGTGCGCCGAACGGCTGCGGCAGCAACTCGCCGTGCTGCTCCCGCAGATCGCCGACCTGTTCCCCCGCGAGGGATTCTCCCCCGGGACCGCCGCGGAGACCTTCCGGCTGACCGGCACCGACTACGCCGCCTCCGTGATCGGCGAGGAGTTGATCCGGACCGTCATGCAGCGCTCACCACAATCCCGGCTGCACTACCGGTCCTGGCACGAGGGAGTCTTCGACGACCTCCACCGCGGGGCGGTGGATCTGGCCTTTTTCGGCTCCGAACCGCCGGCCTCCTTGCGCGCCGAGCCCTTGTTCGCCGAGGAGTTCGTCTGCGTAATGGACCGTGAGCACTCGCCGACCGGCCGCACCGCGCTCGACCTTGCCGATTATCTGCGCGCCGTCCACGTCGTGGTCGACATCTCCCACGGCCGGCAGGGTGTCGTCGACGCGAGCCTGCGCCGGGCCGGCGTGGAACGTACCGTCGGTCTCACGGTGCCCTACCACTACGCGGCCCTGCAGGCCGTCGCCGGAACGGCCCTCGTCGCCACACTGCCGAAACGGCTCCTGGACGCCGACGCCTCGGGACAAGACACAGCACTGCGCATCGTGCCCGCCCCCGAAGTCATCGACACCATGACCTATCTGATGCTCTGGCATCCACGACTGGACAACGACCCCGCACAACGATGGCTGCGGCAGCAGGCCCGCACAGCAGCAAAAGGCTCCGCCCCGCAGGCCGGGCCCGCAGAGGGCGGTTCGTGA
- a CDS encoding class I SAM-dependent methyltransferase, with amino-acid sequence MTELSSSHRATADAYDAVAVLYAELFRDALDALPLDRAVLAAFAETVRAAGPGPVAELGCGPGFLTAHLRDLGLDVFGVDLSPVMIGLAREAYPDLRFEVGSMDALDLADGRLHGVVSWYSVIHAPPADVPSYFAEFRRVLAPGGTLLLGFFESEGEPVTAFDHKVTTAYRWPVDGLAGLAGEAGFTEVGRMLREPLEGERFRQGRLLMRAGK; translated from the coding sequence GTGACCGAACTTTCCTCATCGCACCGGGCGACAGCCGATGCCTACGATGCCGTTGCCGTTCTCTACGCCGAACTCTTCCGCGACGCGCTCGACGCTCTGCCGCTGGATCGCGCAGTGCTCGCCGCGTTCGCCGAGACGGTGCGGGCCGCCGGTCCCGGGCCGGTCGCCGAGCTGGGATGCGGCCCCGGATTTCTCACGGCGCACCTGCGGGATCTGGGGCTGGACGTCTTCGGCGTCGACCTTTCGCCGGTGATGATCGGCCTTGCCCGGGAGGCGTACCCGGACCTGCGGTTCGAGGTCGGTTCCATGGACGCCCTGGACCTCGCCGACGGCAGGCTGCACGGCGTCGTGTCCTGGTACTCGGTCATCCACGCCCCGCCGGCGGATGTGCCCTCGTACTTCGCCGAGTTCCGCCGGGTCCTCGCGCCCGGCGGCACACTGCTGCTCGGCTTCTTCGAGTCGGAGGGCGAGCCGGTCACGGCGTTCGACCACAAGGTGACCACGGCCTACCGATGGCCGGTCGACGGTCTCGCGGGGCTGGCCGGTGAGGCCGGCTTCACCGAGGTCGGCCGGATGCTGCGGGAGCCGCTGGAGGGGGAACGATTCCGCCAGGGGCGCCTGCTGATGCGCGCGGGGAAGTGA
- a CDS encoding Clp protease N-terminal domain-containing protein — translation MTEPVRMTHPVRLDDLIDAIKKTHSDALEQLTDAVVAADHLGDVADHLIGHFVDQARRSGASWTDIGRSMGVTRQAAQKRFVPKGSGEAQDLDPSQGFSRFTPRAKNVVMAAQNEARAAGNDTIGPAHLLLGLLAEPEGLGAKAINDQGVLLDAVRQAATAAVPPAAGQVPDLIPYDADARKTLELTYRQALRLGHNYIGTEHILLALLEFEDGAGPLSGLGIDKAAAETWTAETIAALTAVWRGDETDGQPAGPDE, via the coding sequence ATGACGGAACCCGTACGCATGACGCATCCGGTCCGGCTCGACGACCTCATCGACGCGATCAAGAAGACCCACTCCGACGCGCTGGAACAACTCACCGACGCGGTCGTCGCGGCGGACCATCTCGGAGATGTGGCCGACCACCTGATCGGCCACTTCGTGGACCAGGCGCGCCGCTCGGGCGCCTCCTGGACGGACATCGGCCGCAGCATGGGCGTGACCCGGCAGGCGGCACAGAAGCGCTTCGTGCCGAAGGGCTCGGGCGAAGCGCAGGACCTCGACCCGAGCCAGGGCTTCAGCCGGTTCACCCCGCGCGCCAAGAACGTGGTGATGGCCGCCCAGAACGAGGCCCGCGCGGCCGGCAACGACACCATCGGCCCGGCCCATCTGCTCCTGGGTCTGCTGGCGGAACCCGAAGGGCTCGGCGCCAAGGCGATCAACGACCAGGGTGTCCTTCTGGACGCCGTACGGCAGGCGGCGACGGCAGCTGTGCCGCCGGCAGCCGGACAGGTTCCCGACCTGATCCCGTACGACGCGGACGCGCGCAAGACCCTCGAACTGACCTACCGGCAGGCGCTCCGGCTCGGCCACAACTACATCGGCACCGAGCACATCCTGCTGGCCCTGCTGGAGTTCGAGGACGGCGCGGGCCCCCTCAGCGGGCTCGGCATCGACAAGGCGGCCGCGGAGACCTGGACGGCGGAGACGATCGCCGCCCTCACGGCGGTCTGGCGGGGTGACGAGACGGACGGACAGCCCGCCGGACCGGACGAGTAG
- a CDS encoding S8 family peptidase, which produces MATRSRSALRRLTVAISAAAAVVGTGLAAVPAGAAPAPAEGKIYGAGAKTAIDGSYVVLLKDGAAAKTLKATGKKELAKTYGGKLDHNYTALDGFSATGLTETEARRLAADPAVDKVVQNKTFRITGSQANPPSWGLDRIDQTSRSRDGVYNYPDSAGEGVTVYVIDTGVRVTHQDFGGRASLGYDAIDGDNSATDGHGHGTHVAGTVAGAAHGVAKKAKIVAVRVLDNNGSGTTAGVVAGIDWVQRNASGPSVANMSLGGGADAALDAAVRSAIASGVTFAVAAGNSAANAANYSPARVQEAITVAASTSSDSEPYYSNYGSVVDIYAPGSSITSAWRSSDTSTNTISGTSMASPHVAGAAAIYLGRHTGATPAQVASALSSGATAGAITNATGSTPNRLLKVVE; this is translated from the coding sequence ATGGCAACTCGCTCGCGTTCCGCTCTGCGCCGCCTCACCGTCGCCATATCCGCCGCCGCGGCCGTCGTGGGCACCGGCCTCGCGGCCGTCCCCGCCGGAGCCGCCCCCGCCCCGGCCGAGGGCAAGATCTACGGCGCCGGTGCCAAGACCGCCATCGACGGCAGCTACGTCGTCCTGCTCAAGGACGGTGCCGCCGCCAAGACCCTGAAGGCCACCGGCAAGAAGGAGCTGGCCAAGACGTACGGCGGCAAGCTCGACCACAACTACACCGCTCTGGACGGCTTCTCCGCCACCGGCCTCACGGAGACCGAGGCGAGACGCCTCGCCGCCGACCCGGCCGTCGACAAGGTGGTGCAGAACAAGACCTTCCGCATCACCGGCTCCCAGGCCAACCCGCCGTCCTGGGGCCTGGACCGGATCGACCAGACCTCCCGGTCGCGGGACGGCGTCTACAACTACCCGGACAGTGCCGGCGAGGGCGTGACCGTCTACGTCATCGACACCGGCGTGCGCGTCACCCACCAGGACTTCGGGGGCCGTGCCAGCCTCGGCTACGACGCCATCGACGGCGACAACTCCGCCACCGATGGCCACGGGCACGGGACGCACGTGGCGGGCACCGTCGCCGGCGCGGCGCACGGTGTCGCCAAGAAGGCCAAGATCGTCGCCGTCCGCGTGCTCGACAACAACGGTTCCGGCACCACCGCCGGCGTCGTCGCCGGCATCGACTGGGTCCAGCGGAACGCCTCCGGTCCGTCCGTGGCCAATATGAGCCTCGGCGGCGGGGCCGACGCGGCCCTGGACGCGGCCGTGCGCTCCGCGATCGCCTCGGGCGTCACCTTCGCCGTGGCGGCGGGCAACTCGGCGGCCAACGCGGCCAACTACTCACCGGCGCGGGTCCAGGAGGCGATCACCGTCGCCGCCAGCACCAGCAGCGACTCGGAGCCGTACTACTCCAACTACGGCAGCGTGGTGGACATCTACGCACCCGGCTCCTCCATCACCTCGGCCTGGCGGAGCAGCGACACCTCCACCAACACCATCTCCGGTACCTCCATGGCCAGCCCGCACGTCGCCGGGGCCGCCGCCATCTACCTGGGCCGCCACACCGGCGCCACCCCGGCCCAGGTAGCGAGTGCCCTGAGCAGCGGTGCCACCGCCGGTGCCATCACCAACGCGACCGGTTCCACCCCGAACCGGCTGCTGAAGGTCGTCGAGTAA
- a CDS encoding DUF1697 domain-containing protein, translated as MTTTYAALLRGINVGGSNKVPMAELRSVLTGFGYDNVRTLLQSGNAVFDAPDHRDPGRLAAEVEQALAEWFGFPVAVVVRTAGELRAAVEANPFPDPAAEPAKHTVTFLAGRADPEQLDAVDPALYAPDEYRLADGGRELYAYFPNGQGRSRLAPLLDKRKLGVEATTRNWSTVTKLLALVES; from the coding sequence GTGACGACGACATACGCGGCCCTGCTGCGGGGCATCAACGTGGGCGGCAGCAACAAGGTCCCGATGGCCGAACTGCGGTCCGTGCTGACCGGCTTCGGCTACGACAACGTGCGAACCCTGCTGCAGAGCGGCAACGCCGTCTTCGACGCCCCCGACCACCGGGATCCCGGCCGTCTGGCCGCCGAGGTCGAGCAGGCCCTCGCCGAGTGGTTCGGCTTCCCGGTCGCCGTCGTGGTCCGTACCGCCGGGGAGCTGCGTGCCGCCGTGGAGGCCAACCCCTTCCCGGACCCGGCCGCCGAACCCGCGAAACACACGGTCACCTTTCTGGCCGGCCGGGCGGACCCGGAACAACTGGACGCGGTCGACCCGGCGCTCTACGCCCCGGACGAGTACCGCCTGGCCGACGGCGGCCGCGAGCTCTACGCGTACTTCCCGAACGGCCAGGGCCGCAGCAGGCTCGCGCCGCTCCTGGACAAGCGGAAGCTGGGCGTCGAGGCGACGACCAGGAACTGGAGCACCGTCACCAAGCTGCTGGCTCTTGTGGAGAGTTGA
- a CDS encoding S8 family peptidase, which yields MATHSRSGKRRLAVAVTAAAAVVGTTLMALPAGAAPAGGKIYGADAKNAVSGSYVVLLKDGAAAKTLKTAGKKDLAATYGGKLARNYSALEGFSATGLSESEAKRLAADPAVDKVVRDQKFTITGTQNNPPSWGLDRIDQTATAGDGAYTYPDSAGQGVTAYVIDTGVRVTHQDFEGRASLGYDAIDGDNSADDGHGHGTHVAGTIAGASHGVAKKAKIVAVRVLDDNGSGTTAGVVAGIDWVAENASGPSVANMSLGGGADAALDAAVRTAISSGVTFAVAAGNESRNASTGSPARVTEAITVASSTSGDQQSSFSNFGSVVDLYAPGSSITSTWNSGDSSTNTISGTSMATPHVAGAAAVYLSGHTTAGPAQVASALTGGATSGAIKNATGGTPNKLLKIVE from the coding sequence ATGGCTACTCATTCGCGTTCCGGCAAGCGCCGCCTCGCCGTTGCCGTCACCGCCGCCGCGGCGGTCGTGGGCACCACCCTCATGGCCCTCCCGGCCGGAGCGGCCCCCGCAGGGGGCAAGATCTACGGCGCGGACGCCAAGAACGCCGTCAGCGGCAGCTACGTCGTCCTGCTCAAGGACGGTGCCGCCGCCAAGACCCTGAAGACGGCCGGCAAGAAGGACCTCGCCGCGACCTACGGCGGCAAGCTGGCCCGCAACTACTCGGCGCTGGAGGGCTTCTCCGCCACCGGCCTCAGCGAGTCCGAGGCCAAGCGCCTCGCCGCCGACCCGGCCGTCGACAAGGTCGTCCGGGACCAGAAGTTCACCATCACCGGCACCCAGAACAACCCGCCGTCCTGGGGCCTGGACCGGATCGACCAGACCGCGACCGCCGGCGACGGCGCCTACACCTACCCGGACAGCGCGGGCCAGGGCGTCACCGCCTACGTCATCGACACCGGTGTCCGCGTCACCCACCAGGACTTCGAGGGCCGTGCCAGCCTCGGCTACGACGCCATCGACGGCGACAACTCGGCCGACGACGGCCACGGGCACGGCACCCACGTGGCGGGCACCATCGCCGGTGCCTCGCACGGTGTCGCCAAGAAGGCGAAGATCGTCGCCGTCCGCGTGCTCGACGACAACGGTTCCGGCACCACCGCCGGTGTCGTCGCCGGCATCGACTGGGTCGCCGAGAACGCCTCCGGTCCCTCCGTCGCCAACATGAGCCTCGGCGGCGGCGCCGACGCCGCCCTGGACGCGGCCGTGCGCACCGCGATCTCCTCGGGCGTCACCTTCGCCGTCGCGGCGGGCAACGAGTCGAGGAACGCCTCGACCGGTTCCCCGGCCCGCGTCACGGAGGCCATCACCGTCGCCTCCAGCACCAGCGGCGACCAGCAGTCGTCCTTCTCCAACTTCGGCAGCGTGGTGGACCTCTACGCACCGGGCTCCTCCATCACCTCGACCTGGAACAGCGGCGACAGCTCCACCAACACCATCTCCGGCACGTCCATGGCCACCCCGCACGTCGCGGGCGCCGCGGCCGTCTACCTGAGCGGCCACACCACCGCCGGCCCGGCGCAGGTCGCCTCCGCCCTGACCGGCGGCGCCACCTCGGGTGCCATCAAGAACGCGACCGGCGGCACCCCGAACAAGCTGCTGAAGATCGTCGAGTAG
- a CDS encoding CDP-alcohol phosphatidyltransferase family protein, producing the protein MRRDIPPLAEVRRTTEKKRDAWWTVLLVDPLATPLVRWTAMWTRITPNQITWAALFLGLGAAACFATGSWGWLLAGAALYHLSFILDCMDGKLARLTGTGTVFGAWLDYVFDRVRVLVCAIALMGGQYSRTGDVVFLWLALAVVFLDMLRYVDALQIFKIRHGMRKQIKARARAARRADDERRVSFMEDLLRDNPEADFDQEDRTAADDGPEPAHYDAGTEGETAADAAVLPGARPAGPVIDLHQEFKSRFPWYGRFRNLLLRHRIRTHLVSGIEFQMAVFIIAPAVGAVAPVTIGAAALLLVFELAIIYKLLLSTRDFTRTLESFDAAGAEAAAVAPAPGVPSAPRETTTAA; encoded by the coding sequence ATGCGCAGAGATATTCCTCCGCTCGCGGAGGTACGCCGCACCACCGAGAAGAAACGCGACGCCTGGTGGACGGTGCTGCTGGTGGACCCGCTGGCCACCCCGCTCGTCCGCTGGACGGCGATGTGGACCCGTATCACCCCGAACCAGATCACCTGGGCCGCGCTCTTCCTCGGCCTCGGCGCGGCCGCCTGCTTCGCGACCGGAAGCTGGGGCTGGCTGCTGGCGGGCGCCGCCCTCTACCACCTCAGCTTCATCCTGGACTGCATGGACGGGAAGCTGGCCCGGCTCACCGGTACCGGCACCGTCTTCGGCGCCTGGCTCGACTATGTCTTCGACCGGGTGCGGGTCCTGGTGTGCGCCATCGCACTGATGGGGGGCCAGTACTCCCGCACGGGAGATGTCGTCTTCCTGTGGCTGGCCCTCGCCGTCGTCTTCCTCGACATGCTGCGGTACGTCGACGCCCTGCAGATCTTCAAGATCCGGCACGGGATGCGCAAGCAGATCAAGGCCCGCGCCCGGGCGGCCCGGCGGGCGGACGACGAGCGGCGGGTCTCCTTCATGGAGGACCTGCTCCGCGACAACCCCGAGGCGGACTTCGACCAGGAGGACCGCACCGCCGCCGACGACGGGCCGGAGCCCGCGCACTATGACGCCGGCACGGAGGGCGAGACCGCGGCGGACGCGGCCGTCCTTCCCGGCGCCCGGCCGGCGGGGCCGGTCATCGACCTGCACCAGGAGTTCAAGAGCCGCTTCCCCTGGTACGGCCGGTTCCGGAACCTGCTGCTGCGCCACCGCATCCGCACCCACCTGGTCAGCGGTATCGAGTTCCAGATGGCGGTCTTCATCATCGCCCCGGCGGTGGGTGCCGTCGCCCCGGTGACCATCGGCGCCGCGGCGCTGCTGCTCGTCTTCGAACTGGCGATCATCTACAAGCTGCTGCTCTCCACGCGGGACTTCACCCGCACCCTCGAGTCCTTCGACGCGGCGGGCGCCGAGGCCGCCGCCGTCGCGCCGGCTCCGGGGGTTCCGTCGGCACCCCGGGAGACGACGACCGCGGCCTGA
- a CDS encoding macrolide family glycosyltransferase, with protein sequence MHREPAHIAMFSIAAHGHVNPSLEVIRELAARGHRVTYAVPPAFADLVAGAGAEPRPYTSTLPLDEDPDAWGTSLLDNVEPFLDDAIQALPQQLAAYEGDEPDLVLHDIGAYPAPVLAHRWGVPAVQLSPCMVAWEGYEEVAEQMWAPVRETPRGRAYFARYRAWLDEHGMTHTDPDRLIGRPRRCIALIPSAMQPEAHRVDRSVYTFTGPCLGDRSHQGTWRRPPDAEKVLLISLGSAFTKEPAFYRRCVEAFGGLEGLHVVLQIGRFTDEAELGEVPANIEVHRWVPQLAVLRQADVFVTHAGMGSSQEGLACGVPMLAVPQAADQTMNAEMLQGLGVGRHLPKEEVTADRLRDLVLALADDPGVRERCAAVRSDVAGEGGTARAADLIEAELPGLSDAGGVRA encoded by the coding sequence ATGCACCGTGAACCAGCCCATATCGCCATGTTCAGCATCGCTGCCCACGGCCACGTCAACCCCAGCCTGGAGGTCATCCGCGAACTGGCCGCCCGCGGACACCGGGTCACCTACGCCGTCCCGCCCGCCTTCGCCGACCTCGTCGCCGGGGCGGGAGCCGAGCCGCGCCCCTACACCTCCACCCTCCCCCTCGACGAGGACCCGGACGCCTGGGGCACGTCACTCCTGGACAACGTGGAGCCGTTCCTCGACGACGCGATCCAGGCGCTGCCGCAGCAGCTCGCCGCCTACGAGGGGGACGAACCCGACCTGGTGCTGCACGACATCGGGGCCTACCCGGCGCCGGTCCTCGCCCACCGCTGGGGCGTGCCCGCCGTCCAGCTCTCCCCGTGCATGGTCGCCTGGGAGGGGTACGAGGAGGTGGCCGAGCAGATGTGGGCGCCGGTGCGGGAAACGCCCCGCGGCAGAGCCTACTTCGCGCGGTACCGGGCCTGGCTCGACGAGCACGGGATGACGCACACCGATCCCGACCGGCTCATCGGGCGGCCCCGGCGCTGCATCGCCCTGATCCCGAGCGCGATGCAGCCCGAGGCGCACCGGGTCGACCGCTCCGTGTACACCTTCACCGGCCCCTGCCTGGGGGACCGGTCCCACCAGGGCACCTGGCGGCGCCCGCCGGACGCGGAGAAGGTGCTGCTGATCTCCCTCGGTTCCGCCTTCACCAAGGAGCCCGCCTTCTACCGCCGGTGCGTCGAGGCGTTCGGCGGTCTGGAGGGCCTGCACGTCGTCCTGCAGATCGGCAGGTTCACGGACGAGGCAGAGCTGGGCGAGGTGCCGGCCAACATCGAGGTGCACCGCTGGGTCCCGCAGCTCGCCGTCCTCCGGCAGGCCGACGTCTTCGTCACGCACGCCGGGATGGGCAGCTCCCAGGAGGGGCTGGCCTGCGGAGTCCCCATGCTCGCCGTACCGCAGGCGGCCGACCAGACGATGAACGCCGAGATGCTTCAGGGGCTCGGCGTGGGCCGGCATCTGCCCAAGGAGGAGGTCACGGCGGACCGGCTGCGGGACCTGGTGCTCGCCCTCGCCGACGACCCCGGGGTCAGGGAGCGCTGCGCGGCCGTACGGTCCGATGTGGCCGGTGAGGGCGGTACCGCCCGCGCCGCCGACCTCATCGAGGCGGAGCTGCCCGGGCTGTCGGACGCCGGGGGCGTCCGAGCCTGA